The Terriglobus sp. TAA 43 sequence CGTGTACTGCATTACTCCTGAGCTTTTCCTGCAACATCTGTGGACCATGCGTGATGCTGCCCGCGATACGCTCGAGTCCCTGGTGATCACATTCGACGATGGACACTATTCCAATTTCCAATTCGCAGCGCCGATTTTGGAATCCACCGCGCTTCGTGGCCTTTTCTTCCTACCAAGTACATGGATCGGCAATCGTCGCGAATTCATGAGCTGGGATGATGTTCGAAACCTGGCATCCAGAGGGCACAGGATTGGATCGCACAGCGCTACGCACGCCTTTCTTCCGTCCTGCAGCGCAGCCGCGATGTACGAAGAGTTAGCGGGGTCGCGCCACACACTCGAAGATCGATTGGGCGCACCCGTTACATCGATTTCCATGCCAGGTGGCAGGTGGAATGAAATGGTGCTGAGAGCGTGCGCTTTAGCCGGCTACGAAACGGTGTATACGTCGGAGCCTGGGTTCTATCGGCCTGCAATGGACACCGAGCAGTTCCGGACGCCTGCCGTCATCGGGCGGTTTGCCGTACAGCGCCGAACCAGCTTACGAGCTATTAGCGGCTATGCGGGTGGTGACTGGAGGACCGTGCGAAGGATCCACTCCATGTATCAGGCACGCAACGGCGTGAAGCGTCTGCTTGGCGATGACGCTTACCAGAAGCTTTGGTCACACTTGTTCCGAGCTACACCAAATTAGGGGGCAGTATGCGCGTACTACAGCTTGTCTCCAGTTCGGGATTCTACGGCGCGGAGCGAATGATCAACCTCTTGACCAGCTCGCTGAATCAAGCGGGAGAACAGGTCTATCTCGGCTTGTTCAATGCAGACTCGGCATCGTGTGCGCAGGTCGTTCGCGAAGCTGACCAGAAGGAAATACCGGTCTGGGGACTGCGTTGCCGCGGACGCTGGGACTGGCGCGCGGTTCATGACCTGGCCAACTTTCTGAAGATCAACCAGATTGACGTCCTGCATACACACGGCTACAAGGCCAATATCTATGGTTTCCTCGCTGCGAGACTCGCGGGATGCAAGATTGTTGCCACGTGTCACAACTGGACGAAACGTACTTCCGCACTTCAAAAATATGCGGCACTGGATCAGCTTTTTTTGCGATGGTTCGACACTGTTATCGCAGTCTCGCAGGGCATCGTAACTGAGCTTCGTCATAACAAGGTGCGGCGTATTCGCATGATTGCCAACGGCATCGATGTAGCGAAGTACCAGGCCTCAGGTAATCATTCCGGACACAATCAGCCTCTTGTCATCGGTTGCCTTTCGCGTCTTTCCAAGGAAAAAGGCGTGGATGTCTTGCTCTGGGCATTACCGAGGATCCTGGACCAATATCCGAGCCTGCATTGCTTTGTCGCAGGTGAAGGGCCGGAGCGAGCCCATTTAGAAGCCTTGGCCGTTAAGTTAGGCGTTGCCAACTCGTTTCACATGCCAGGCTTTTGCGATGACACGGCAGACTTCTTAAAGCTATGCACCGTCGCGGTCCAGCCATCGCGCATGGAGGCCATGCCTTTGGCCATTCTGGAGGCAATGGCTGCGGGCAAGGCGATCGTCGCTTCCGCAGTTGGTGAGATCCCTCGCCTGCTCGAAGACGGACATGCGGGACTGCTTGTGCCACCAGACAGTCCGGAGAAACTCGCAGATGCGGTCCTTACGCTGTTAAAGGACGAAGCTCTGCGGCAGAGCGTGGAGCGCAGAGCTGCACAAAAGGCCGCCGCGCAATTCGACGTCGCGACGATGACTGCGGAATACCAGAAGGTCTACCGCACAGTGGCTTCCAGCCACCATCATCAACGAAACCTGGCACATGCCGACCGTATGGATATGAAGGCATGATTGCGCCTACCCTTATGTCATCACCATCCGGATCAAATGTTGCGGGAAATGATCGCGGATGGAACATTTGGCTCTCTGACGCATTCTGCTTTACCCCCTGGTACAGCGCAGCGCTCGTGAAAGCGCTCATGAATACCGGGGCATCCGTACGCTTTATCGCTACGGATGTCGCTGGCGAGCCAGCGTACTTTCGATCCCAGGGAATCGCCCCGAATCCTGGCCCGTTTTCCTTTCCGTATGCGAGCAAGCTGCCTTCGCCAGCCAGAAAGGCGGCGCGGCTTTTCGCGGCGATGACGAACGCGGCAGCTCTGCGACGGCAGTTAAAGGATGCCTCTGCAACACGTCCCGATGTGCTGCATCTCCAACAATTGCCTGCACTGAACCATGGAATCCATGATGACTTTCGCACTATCGCGTGCGCGCAGGGTCTCGGCATACCAGTCGTGCACACGGTGCACAATCTGCTGCCACACGACAGCGGAGACAAACTGCGAGCCACCTATCAACGACTCTACTCAAGCGTGAATCGACTCATCTGCCACTCCCCCGATGTGGCAGAGCGATTAACAAAAGAATTCGGAGTCAACGCTCACAACATCTCCGTCATTCCGCACGGCCCATTGTTTGAAGCTCCAGGCGAAACCTTGAATGATCGGCGTCGCGCGCGAACCAGCCTGAACATTGAACACGACCGTCCGGTAGTTCTCTGGCAAGGAGTGATGGCTCCGTACAAGGGACTGGATCTGCTGCTGCAGGCATGGGAACGATGCGTGTCGCTGTGGCCGAACACTGCGACCAAGCCATTGCTATTGATTGCCGGGACGGGTCCAGCAACGGAAGCGACTCAGGTGAACGCAGCTGCGAAACAGCACCCCGACACCATTCGCAGCGAGATTCGTTACATCACAACCGCCGAGTTGCCGCTCTTTTTTCAGGCGTCAGATGCTCTCGTCTATCCCTATCGGGCGATCACGACAAGCGGTGCACTTCTTACCGGGTTGACCTACCGAAAACCCATCATCGCATCCGATCTGCCGCCGTTCCGTCAATTCCTCCGGCATAAAGAAAACGCGCTTCTGGTTTCACCGGGCGACGTGGACTCCCTGACCGAAGCGCTCCAAACCCTTCTGTTGGGCCTGAATAGCGGTGGAGAAACCAACTCCTTATATCGAACATTGGCTGCTGGATCTGCACAAAATCAGGGGCTCTACACAAGCTGGGACAGAATCGCAAAACAGACACTTTCCGTCTATCGGGAACTAGTGCCAAACCTATGAAAGGAAGTGTGCAGTCAGTTGCACATCTTTTTCTTGTTCATTCCCTACACACAGCAAGAAAGCCCTGAATTGGCCATATTCACGCTATCTGACTTTGGCTCTCCGGTTGCATCTCCCAGGGGTGGGAAGGAAAGGGCTATGGATTCGATGCGGAAAACAATATGGAGCGCACTACGTATACCGCTGCTCCTGCTCTGCACAGTTTGCTGCAGCGGCCAGCAGGCCACGGCGAATGTGACGAAGTCGGCGGTGTCGACCTCAGGATTGCCGGACACTCGTTCTTCAGCAGCAACCACTGCATACACCATCGGCAGCGGTGATGTGTTGAACGTGCAGGTATGGAAAGAGAAGGAACTCAGCCAGGTCGTTGTCGTTCGTCCTGACGGCAAGATCTCCCTTCCCCTTTTGGGCGACCTTCAGGTCATCGGCAAAGAGCCATCGCAGGTTGAAGAGATGGTTCAGAGCCGTCTCCAGTCCATGGTGGTTGAACCGCGCGTGACGGTCACAGTTACTGAGATCCACAGCCGCATGGTCTATATCACGGGCGAAATAGCTCGTCCCGGTGCATACCCACTCAATACGCCCATCACAGTGCTGCAGCTGATTGCACAGGCAGGCGGCCTTACAGAGTTTGCTTCGAAAAAGAAGATTCAGGTGATCCGCGCAAACAATAAGCGCGATCAACAACTCCTGAACTACAAAGCCATGACGCAATCCAAAGATGGCCGCAGCGACGTGATTTTGAATCCCGGTGACACAGTGGTGATCCCATGATTACTTCCAGGCACATGCTCGTTGCGATGAGCGCTCTGCTCTGCACTCCCCTCTCGCTGTTGGGACAGAATACAAGTCAGTCTCCGGCGACAAGCGGCACGCAGGTGGAGTCGCAGGAACTGAAGCCATCCTGGATCAGCTCCAACGTCGCCATGGGTGAACGTTCCGATCTGAATGTTGGCGTGGCCGGCAGCTATGGCTACGATACAGCCGTAAACAACATTCCCAATGTGTCGTCGCAATTCACCAGCCTTCAGGGAACACTCGGCATGGCTTCCAGAAGCCGCACGAGTTACTTTTCGTTGCGCCACGACGCCACGTTCCAGTTGTTTCCAGGCAGCGGTCTGGATATGCAGCAGTATCAATGGACAACGCTGAATCTCACCCACTCGCCTTCGCGCAGAACCACGTGGGGAGTGAATGCTGCGAACGGTTACGGCGCAGACGCTGCACGCGCAAGCAGCTCTTTGAGCCTTGCTGCCGTAAACACGACAGCCATTGATAACAACAGCGTTCTTGCCGGCGTCATTTCCGGAAACACACTGCGCCAATATGTATCAGCAATTGTTGACCACCAGACGTCGGAGACTTCGGCTGTTTCTCTCGGTGCCAACTTAGGCTTTCAGAACTTCCTGGGTGCTGCTCCATCCACGCGCCAGTATGACGTGACGGGTTCCGTTCGCAAGTATCTCAGCGAAGCCTTCCTGGTCGGTGTGCGCGCAGACGGCGTGCAGCAATACTACGGCAACGGAAGCTGCACAACGTCAACGGTTCTGGGATTCGCTACGTTGCAATTGACGAACTCCGTCAAACTCGACGGTGGCGCGGGCCCTGCCTTTGGAGCCTCGCAATGCACCGGCAGCTATCAATACCAGGTGGTGCTATCGGCAGAGGGCTATCGTGGTCGTCGCGCTTACGTTGGAACCAGCCGTAAGCGTGGCAATGGAGACGTCGCGGGCTCCCTGTGGGAGACTTCTGGATTCGGTGGAATGCAGGTGGGCAATCCGCGGCAATTCACTGCTGCCTTAAATGGCGGATACACCAGTTATCACAGCGGAGTTGTAACGGCTCAGAACAACGATCTGAGTGGTTACTTCGTTTCCGTCGAACTTCATCGTCCCATTTCAAACAATGCGGAATGGACATTCACTGCACGTCACTTTGAGCGCTCAGCAGCAAGCACGGTTCCTGTAGGCGCGACTCCCGTAGCGGATCTTTCACGCACGGTCTTCTTCGTGGCCTTTAACTGGAACAAACAAAATGGAGGACGCTATGGCCGATGAGCGCAAAGCATCACCACTCGCTGCGGTTTACACGCTACTGAGTGCAATTCGTTATCGCTATCGACTCATCATCTTCGTCGCCGTCGTCGTATTGGCGGCAGGAGTGACCTATGTGATGAGCATGCCCGATGTCTACCAGGCTTCCACACAGATTCTGGTGAACCCGCAGCGTGTTTCGGATAAGTACGTGAACAGTATCGCGACCATGGATGCCAGTGAACGCCTGAATACTTTGAGCCAGCAGATTCTCAGTTCATCGCGTCTGGAAACCATCATGGATGAACTTCACCTCTTCCCCAAACTAAGGGAGAAGGTGAGCCGCGACGAACTGATCGCGCGCATGCGGAAGAACATCGGCATTGAGCTGAAACACAACGCGGAAGGCCTGAGCGCATTCACACTCAGCTATACCGGTGAGTCCGCACAAGAAGTATCGACAGTTGCGAATCGTCTTGCTGCATCCTTCATATCGTGGAACCTCAAAGACCGCGAGCAGGAAGCAAAAGCTACGACAACATTTCTCGCCAATGAGTTATCGACAACGAAGTCTCAGTTAGATGACCTTGAGGAGCAGCTCCGTAGTTACAAGATGAAGCACCTCGGAGAGCTTCCTGATCAGCTTGATGCAAACATGCAGACGCTGTCCCGCCTCCAAGTGGAACTGCAAGCAAACACAGAAGCACAGAGCCGTCTCGATCACGAAGCGCTCCTCACTTCCTCGTTGCCAGACACAAGCCCCCAGCGCTCCTCCGCTCCGGTTACGTCGTCATCGATGCGTCAGAAGCTTACATCGGACAGATACGCAGCGCAGACGGACCTGGCTGAACTGCACAAGCACTACACGGATAGCTTCCCTGATGTAGGCCGCAAAGAAGCTGAGATTCGCGCTCTCGACGCGCAAATCGCTGCGTTGCCATCCGATCCCGCTCCATCGGCAACCGCAACCGCCGATTCAGCAACCAGTGCCAATCCTCGGTTACAACTGATCCATCGCGACCGCAACCGGCTGCAGGACGAACAGCGCAAGATTCAGAGCTCCATCGGCCGCTATCAGTCCAGGATCGACTCTGCACCCGTGCACGAACAAGAGATCTCGCAGCTCCTTCGCGACTACGGTACTGCGCGCGATCACTACCGGGCACTTCTGGAGAAAACCTACTCCGCACAAATGGCCGCGCAGCTCGAACAGGAACAGCAGAGTGGAAACTTCACCATGCTGGACCAGGCGCGTGTTCCCGACGCTCCAATCGGGCCGAAGCGTATTCCCTTGCTTCTAGGCGCCTTTTTCTTCGCGATCGCTGCGGGAATTGGAATAGCGCTCCTCGCTGAAACCCTCGATAACACTGTCAAGTCGGAAAACGAACTACGGGATTGTCTGCCTGAAATTCCTTTGCTGGGAACCACACCGGGAATGCAAACCGTTCCCACGATCCGCAGGAGCCTTCCACAAGCGCGCTTTCTGCTGGGAGGTCAATAATGATTTCGCTGTCCCTCAAGCATGAATCTGTGACGCACACACGTCGCGAATTGAAGTTAATCGACGAAGCCGAGATTGCTCAGCTATCGCAGGAGTATATCCACGTCGATGATGAAGAATATCTGGATAGTATTCCCCTGTTGGAGGGCGACGGAGCCGACAGCACACAGCAGTATTCCGTATTTCACATCGATCCATACGGGACGGCCGCAGAGCAGTTTCGCTTGATGCAGCGCCGTCTAAGCAACCTGCGCCCTGCAGGCGGAAGCGTGTTACTTACCAGCCCGGGAATCGGCGACGGTAAGACCACGAATGCAAACAATCTTGCATGGGCCCTCGCGGAAGCGGGGCACAGCACGTTGTTATTGGAGCTCGATCTTCGCCGTCCTGCATTGCACCGTTACCTTCCAGAGAATCCCCCGTACGATTTGAACGATGTTTTGCTGGGCGATGTCTCTGGGCATGCCGCTGTGCGCCGCTTGCATGAGCTTCCACTGTTCTATCTGGGAGTCGATAAGCCTGCCGCACGTCCTATTCGTCTACTACGTTCCAAAAAGCTCACTGAACTGATTCGGTGGGCAAATCAGACTTTCTCCTGGGTAGTCATCGATGGTCCGCCGGTGGTTGGCGTATCAGACGTGGAAGAAATCCTACCCAAAGTAGATCTCGCGCTGATGGTTGTGCGCGAGCGCGGAACACCGCGTGCGATGTTGGAACGCGCGGCGGAACGAATGGGCGAACGCCTGAACTTTGTGATTTACAACGATGCACTGCTTTCAGATTCATACGGACAAAAGTAACGCCTGAATTAATTATTTCTTGCAAGGAAACCTATATGAACCTTCACAGAAGTCTTCGTAATCTCTACTTAGTGCTTCTCAGCAGTCTTTTGCTGACGGGCATCTTTCTTCTACCTCCGTCTGCATTGGCCCAAAGCCAGGATCTAACCGTTGTTGTTCTGGTGAATTCCTCGAACACAACCGGATACAACACCAACACCACTACTCCCGGTACTTATCAGATGGGTCCGGAGAGATACCTCGTCCACCTTCAGGTGCCGTATAAGGTCGTTGACGTCAGCACGACGGCTGCAATCGACCTCTCGGCCTCGCAGCTCATCATCGCTGGTCACAACGGACTGAACCCCAGCGTTGCATGGCAGAACGCAATCGTTGCTGCTGTGGCAAACGGTACGGGCTTCATGAACCTGGATAGCGACACCGGCATCGGCACCCAGACCCATATTCAGACCCTGTTTCACGCTACCGGTGCAACGCTGGGTCAAGCTCAGACCAGCATCACCATTCCCGCGGCAGTGCAGGTGGGGGGAGCTCAGGCCCACTACATCGCTGCACTGCAACGGCATTGGCTGAATGATGATCCTGGCGACATCACCTACAACTATCACGGCAACGGCGTGACCACGATCGCGTCCAACGCGACGCTCCTGACTGGTGCAACTGGAACCGTTGTTGCGGAACTCGGAACGGATCCGCTGATCCTCACATCGACTTACGGCCGCGGCAGAATCGTAGACTTTACGACCTACGACTACATGCATGCCGACCGTTTCGGATTTGTGCAGGGCATCGATGATTTGTTCTGGCGCAGCGTCGTTTGGGCGGCTCGTAAGCCCTTCGTGCTGCGTGGCTATCCTCGCATCGCTGCAATTCAGATGGATGACAACGAAGTTGGCGTCATGTCCCGCATTCCCGATATGTGGAACACGAGCCTGACAGGCACGGTCGCTTCGGATGGCACGGGCGGCCCATGGATGCCCCAGCTCAATCTGCAGGTTAGCTCCGTCGCAACTGGAGACACCGACCGTGCGCCGATGATCACCGCCATCAACGCAAACAACCTCCATGCATCGATCCACGGCTTGGATTATGGCTCCGGTGGCGACATGTACTGGAACCTGACCGTTCCAACCACAGACGCACAGTGGCAAGCAAACGTGGCATCTGCTCTCAGCTGGAAGGCTGGTTCGGGTGGAACAGATACCTTCCCGAAGCTGAGCCGCTCCATGGTTGCTCACTACTGGGATATCTCGGATAACACAGGCTATGAAATGTACAACAGCCTGAACATCCGTTACATCACCTCTCCGCAAGCTGCAGGGACATATTACTTTGACTATCCGAAGACGGTAGCGGGACGAACCCCACTCGGACCATTCCGGATATATGAGCAACCTCCCGTATATCCGGTCGATTACGACGAGACATTTCCTTTCTTCTACGCCGATGACGTCGTAGTTCACAGCGTTGCTGGAAAACCTGCACAGACCTTTTTCGGTTTTGCCACACAGGTTGGACAAATGGCAGGACGCTTCACGCGCCCAGACGCACTGTGGCCGAGCTCGACCAACGGTTATACCGTGGCTCAGAGCTTGAATCAATGGGAGTACTACATGTGGCATTTCTGGTCGGGCATGGAGCCTGTTCAGATCTACACACATGACGGCAACAACCTTGATCAATCAACGGTCGCTGATCGTCAGAGCTTCATCTCGCAGCTCTCCACCTGGTTCAAGACCAACAAGGGCACCCACCAGTTCATGGACGGCATGGGTGACTACCTCCGTGCACGTAACCACTCCCTGCTGAAGAGCGGTACGGTTACACCTTCCACCGTCAGCCTGACCTTCACTGGAGCCGCTACGGATGCAGACGGAAACCTCATCGCCACGAAGAGCTACATCTTCTACGGCGACGATGAAGGAACGCTGCTTTCCGTTCCCGGATTCAGCAATGGCGGCACG is a genomic window containing:
- a CDS encoding polysaccharide deacetylase family protein, yielding MNTPIDTEDSQMRVVAYHEIHDVTVNDVYCITPELFLQHLWTMRDAARDTLESLVITFDDGHYSNFQFAAPILESTALRGLFFLPSTWIGNRREFMSWDDVRNLASRGHRIGSHSATHAFLPSCSAAAMYEELAGSRHTLEDRLGAPVTSISMPGGRWNEMVLRACALAGYETVYTSEPGFYRPAMDTEQFRTPAVIGRFAVQRRTSLRAISGYAGGDWRTVRRIHSMYQARNGVKRLLGDDAYQKLWSHLFRATPN
- a CDS encoding glycosyltransferase family 4 protein, encoding MINLLTSSLNQAGEQVYLGLFNADSASCAQVVREADQKEIPVWGLRCRGRWDWRAVHDLANFLKINQIDVLHTHGYKANIYGFLAARLAGCKIVATCHNWTKRTSALQKYAALDQLFLRWFDTVIAVSQGIVTELRHNKVRRIRMIANGIDVAKYQASGNHSGHNQPLVIGCLSRLSKEKGVDVLLWALPRILDQYPSLHCFVAGEGPERAHLEALAVKLGVANSFHMPGFCDDTADFLKLCTVAVQPSRMEAMPLAILEAMAAGKAIVASAVGEIPRLLEDGHAGLLVPPDSPEKLADAVLTLLKDEALRQSVERRAAQKAAAQFDVATMTAEYQKVYRTVASSHHHQRNLAHADRMDMKA
- a CDS encoding glycosyltransferase family 4 protein, with translation MSSPSGSNVAGNDRGWNIWLSDAFCFTPWYSAALVKALMNTGASVRFIATDVAGEPAYFRSQGIAPNPGPFSFPYASKLPSPARKAARLFAAMTNAAALRRQLKDASATRPDVLHLQQLPALNHGIHDDFRTIACAQGLGIPVVHTVHNLLPHDSGDKLRATYQRLYSSVNRLICHSPDVAERLTKEFGVNAHNISVIPHGPLFEAPGETLNDRRRARTSLNIEHDRPVVLWQGVMAPYKGLDLLLQAWERCVSLWPNTATKPLLLIAGTGPATEATQVNAAAKQHPDTIRSEIRYITTAELPLFFQASDALVYPYRAITTSGALLTGLTYRKPIIASDLPPFRQFLRHKENALLVSPGDVDSLTEALQTLLLGLNSGGETNSLYRTLAAGSAQNQGLYTSWDRIAKQTLSVYRELVPNL
- a CDS encoding polysaccharide biosynthesis/export family protein; this encodes MDSMRKTIWSALRIPLLLLCTVCCSGQQATANVTKSAVSTSGLPDTRSSAATTAYTIGSGDVLNVQVWKEKELSQVVVVRPDGKISLPLLGDLQVIGKEPSQVEEMVQSRLQSMVVEPRVTVTVTEIHSRMVYITGEIARPGAYPLNTPITVLQLIAQAGGLTEFASKKKIQVIRANNKRDQQLLNYKAMTQSKDGRSDVILNPGDTVVIP
- a CDS encoding Wzz/FepE/Etk N-terminal domain-containing protein, with amino-acid sequence MADERKASPLAAVYTLLSAIRYRYRLIIFVAVVVLAAGVTYVMSMPDVYQASTQILVNPQRVSDKYVNSIATMDASERLNTLSQQILSSSRLETIMDELHLFPKLREKVSRDELIARMRKNIGIELKHNAEGLSAFTLSYTGESAQEVSTVANRLAASFISWNLKDREQEAKATTTFLANELSTTKSQLDDLEEQLRSYKMKHLGELPDQLDANMQTLSRLQVELQANTEAQSRLDHEALLTSSLPDTSPQRSSAPVTSSSMRQKLTSDRYAAQTDLAELHKHYTDSFPDVGRKEAEIRALDAQIAALPSDPAPSATATADSATSANPRLQLIHRDRNRLQDEQRKIQSSIGRYQSRIDSAPVHEQEISQLLRDYGTARDHYRALLEKTYSAQMAAQLEQEQQSGNFTMLDQARVPDAPIGPKRIPLLLGAFFFAIAAGIGIALLAETLDNTVKSENELRDCLPEIPLLGTTPGMQTVPTIRRSLPQARFLLGGQ
- a CDS encoding CpsD/CapB family tyrosine-protein kinase, whose translation is MISLSLKHESVTHTRRELKLIDEAEIAQLSQEYIHVDDEEYLDSIPLLEGDGADSTQQYSVFHIDPYGTAAEQFRLMQRRLSNLRPAGGSVLLTSPGIGDGKTTNANNLAWALAEAGHSTLLLELDLRRPALHRYLPENPPYDLNDVLLGDVSGHAAVRRLHELPLFYLGVDKPAARPIRLLRSKKLTELIRWANQTFSWVVIDGPPVVGVSDVEEILPKVDLALMVVRERGTPRAMLERAAERMGERLNFVIYNDALLSDSYGQK